A genomic segment from Actinomadura hallensis encodes:
- a CDS encoding serine/threonine-protein kinase: MQAPLRDRDPRRLGPYRLLGRLGRGGMGTVFLGEDGSGRRVAVKVINAELADDEAFHERFRSEVTAARQVRRFCTAAVLDARLDGEPLYVVTEYVAGPSLEKAVREGGPLSGGDLEALAVNIATALTAIHGAGIVHRDLKPSNVLLSPTGPRVIDFGIARALDASDGPTRTGQFIGTPAYMAPELMHGREITPAADVFSWGCVVAYAGTGRAPFGAGTLPETISRVTGGEPDLEGLEPAVRDLVARALAKDPAERPAVKQLIQTLTGEDEPPEDPPAVALPIPADQPEAAAPDDEDSAPDGEDSAPDGDAAGPDGDEVAADEPPREPAAAAAEQAPPEQAAAEQPGADRHGVEQVAAPNPPLPPAGPPPNVPPSPPRTTVDSVPETHPIGAPVPPATLKAPGPAVRRRRPNRAVLGLAAGVVGASAVVGALTLASGDDGADGGRSAGPAAAAAAPFGEDPPKVDDKVFDDDFEDTGSGWKNGAGPSRDAGYGDDEYELRVLPSTTRTVVPAPLTRVPDSQLIEVKVTHGDGGGEAGVYCRGESGGYAFLLREDGRARIARIDGTALRDVATGTAGDLRDDENRIKAACVQDGPNLNLGMWVNGDPVAGAAAPSDDGGGDGGPGTSGLVLHRPDGAAGRPEASFTDFALCSV; the protein is encoded by the coding sequence ATGCAGGCCCCCCTTCGTGATCGAGACCCGCGGCGCCTCGGCCCCTACCGGCTGCTCGGGCGCCTCGGGCGTGGCGGCATGGGAACGGTCTTCCTCGGCGAGGACGGCTCCGGGCGGCGGGTCGCGGTCAAGGTCATCAACGCCGAGCTGGCCGACGACGAGGCGTTCCACGAACGGTTCCGCAGCGAGGTGACCGCGGCGCGGCAGGTCCGCCGGTTCTGCACCGCCGCGGTGCTGGACGCGCGGCTCGACGGCGAGCCGCTGTACGTGGTGACCGAGTACGTGGCCGGTCCGTCGCTCGAGAAGGCCGTCCGGGAGGGCGGCCCGCTGAGCGGCGGCGACCTGGAGGCGCTCGCGGTCAACATCGCGACGGCGCTGACCGCGATCCACGGCGCGGGGATCGTGCACCGCGACCTCAAGCCGTCCAACGTGCTGCTGTCCCCCACCGGCCCCCGCGTGATCGACTTCGGCATCGCCCGCGCGCTGGACGCCTCCGACGGACCGACCCGGACCGGCCAGTTCATCGGCACCCCGGCCTACATGGCGCCCGAGCTGATGCACGGCCGGGAGATCACGCCGGCGGCGGACGTGTTCTCGTGGGGCTGCGTCGTCGCGTACGCGGGCACCGGCCGCGCCCCCTTCGGCGCCGGGACGCTCCCCGAGACCATCAGCCGGGTGACCGGCGGCGAGCCCGACCTGGAGGGGCTCGAACCGGCGGTGCGCGATCTCGTCGCGCGGGCGCTGGCGAAGGACCCGGCGGAACGTCCCGCGGTGAAGCAGCTGATCCAGACGCTGACCGGCGAGGACGAGCCGCCGGAGGACCCGCCCGCGGTCGCGCTGCCGATCCCCGCCGACCAGCCCGAGGCGGCCGCTCCGGACGACGAGGACTCCGCGCCGGACGGCGAGGACTCCGCGCCGGACGGTGATGCGGCCGGACCGGACGGCGATGAGGTCGCGGCGGACGAGCCGCCGAGGGAGCCCGCGGCGGCCGCGGCGGAACAGGCCCCGCCGGAACAGGCCGCGGCGGAGCAGCCCGGGGCGGATCGGCACGGGGTCGAGCAGGTCGCGGCGCCGAACCCGCCGCTGCCGCCCGCGGGGCCGCCGCCGAACGTGCCGCCGTCCCCGCCGCGCACCACGGTCGACTCCGTCCCGGAGACGCACCCGATCGGCGCGCCGGTCCCTCCGGCGACCCTGAAGGCGCCGGGTCCCGCGGTCCGGCGCCGCAGGCCGAACCGCGCCGTGCTCGGCCTCGCCGCCGGGGTGGTCGGCGCGTCCGCCGTGGTCGGCGCGCTGACACTGGCGTCCGGCGACGACGGCGCGGACGGCGGGCGGAGCGCGGGTCCGGCCGCGGCGGCCGCCGCCCCCTTCGGCGAGGACCCGCCGAAGGTCGACGACAAGGTCTTCGACGACGACTTCGAGGACACCGGCTCGGGCTGGAAGAACGGAGCCGGGCCCTCCCGGGACGCCGGTTACGGCGACGACGAGTACGAGCTGCGCGTCCTGCCGTCGACGACCCGCACGGTCGTCCCGGCTCCGCTGACGCGGGTCCCGGACTCGCAGCTCATCGAGGTGAAGGTCACCCACGGCGACGGAGGCGGCGAGGCGGGCGTGTACTGCCGCGGCGAATCCGGCGGCTACGCGTTCCTCCTCCGGGAGGACGGTCGGGCCCGCATCGCCCGGATCGACGGGACGGCGCTGCGGGACGTGGCGACCGGCACCGCCGGCGACCTCCGCGACGACGAGAACCGCATCAAGGCCGCCTGCGTGCAGGACGGCCCGAACCTGAACCTCGGCATGTGGGTCAACGGCGACCCGGTGGCCGGCGCCGCCGCACCGTCAGACGACGGCGGCGGCGACGGCGGGCCGGGCACCAGCGGGCTCGTCCTCCACCGCCCCGACGGCGCCGCCGGCCGGCCCGAGGCGTCGTTCACCGACTTCGCCCTCTGCTCGGTCTGA
- a CDS encoding alpha/beta hydrolase produces the protein MEVTVDVLGPDYEAIELPMGRDAEGEVVATLVRRRGAESGSRRAVLYLHGFVDYFFQRHLADFYVDLGFDFYALDLRKYGRSLRPHQTPNFVESLSDYFPEIDEAVRIVRDVDGHGTLLLNGHSTGGLVAALWADRVKGKGLVDGLFLNSPFLDIAEPLVMRKAGAGLARALRSRFPKAKLPAGLSDRYPRSIHRDHEGEWDFDLAWKPIDGFPVRAAWLAAVRRGQLRLHRGLGVDVPVLVMTSTRSVRPTRKVLDVTGADAVLDVEHMARWAPRIGRHVTLVRIEGGLHDLVLSAEPARTQVFEELTRWTNAYLPAETPSPAPETD, from the coding sequence GTGGAAGTGACGGTGGACGTGCTCGGCCCGGACTACGAGGCGATCGAGCTGCCGATGGGGCGCGACGCCGAGGGCGAGGTCGTGGCGACGCTGGTGCGGCGGCGCGGCGCCGAGTCCGGCTCCCGCCGGGCGGTGCTGTACCTGCACGGGTTCGTCGACTACTTCTTCCAGCGGCACCTGGCCGACTTCTATGTGGACCTCGGCTTCGACTTCTACGCGCTCGACCTGCGCAAGTACGGGCGGTCGCTGCGGCCGCACCAGACCCCGAACTTCGTCGAGAGCCTGTCGGACTACTTCCCCGAGATCGACGAGGCCGTCCGGATCGTCCGGGACGTGGACGGGCACGGCACGCTGCTGCTGAACGGCCATTCGACCGGCGGCCTGGTCGCCGCGCTCTGGGCCGACCGGGTGAAGGGCAAGGGCCTGGTGGACGGCCTGTTCCTGAACAGCCCGTTCCTGGACATCGCCGAGCCGCTGGTGATGCGCAAGGCGGGCGCCGGCCTCGCGCGGGCGCTGCGCTCCCGGTTCCCCAAGGCGAAGCTGCCGGCCGGCCTGTCGGACCGGTACCCGCGCAGCATCCACCGCGACCACGAGGGCGAGTGGGACTTCGACCTGGCGTGGAAGCCGATCGACGGGTTCCCGGTGCGGGCGGCGTGGCTGGCGGCGGTGCGCCGGGGGCAGCTCCGGCTGCACCGGGGCCTCGGCGTCGACGTCCCGGTGCTGGTCATGACGTCGACGCGCAGCGTCCGGCCCACCCGCAAGGTGCTGGACGTCACCGGCGCCGACGCCGTCCTCGACGTCGAGCACATGGCGCGGTGGGCGCCCAGGATCGGGCGGCACGTGACGCTCGTCCGGATCGAGGGCGGCCTGCACGACCTGGTGCTGTCGGCCGAGCCCGCCCGCACGCAGGTCTTCGAGGAACTGACCCGCTGGACGAACGCCTACCTCCCCGCGGAGACCCCCTCGCCCGCGCCCGAGACCGACTGA
- a CDS encoding serine/threonine-protein kinase, protein MTTHAGENSEALRPEDPTALGPYRLVGRLGRGGMGTVYLGEDVSGRRVAVKVINRELAGETTFRERFRREVTAARQVRRFCTAPVMDAELDNDPLYVVTEYIEGPSLERAVAERGPLPGSDLEGLAVGVATALAAIHGAGIVHRDLKPANVLLSSTGPRVIDFGIARALDAPDGPTRTGQFVGTPNYLPPELLRGEQVTPASDVFSWGCVVAYAGTGRAPFSGNTVPEIFYRVAHDEPQLDGLDPGLRDIVAAALDKDPRKRPSVQELLGRLVGNGTTDPARLAETVQASWHGLPPDPAAQARAAHAVPPPAAVPTTDPTRRDGAVPPPPGVARPGAGGGGGVPRGPLVIGAAAAAVLAVLVIVGYAVLRPGGPPENLATVFSDDFSNDGSGWRSFGDEYGYRDGRYFMRADDFTATVTRWVPKDDVKSFPDPVLASVTATVTEGPADARYGLLCRGSDDRNDKRNYLFVIRNDGKGAVLRKMNGEQGTKELVAQDSVPGFSEDGPNRLQIACEGQNDGEKIRLRLWVNGKQVIDATDADQPLGNGRVGLEVQRGGNKAQPVNVEFDDFDMSKILD, encoded by the coding sequence ATGACCACGCACGCGGGAGAGAACAGCGAGGCCCTCCGGCCGGAGGACCCCACGGCACTCGGCCCCTACCGGCTGGTCGGCCGGCTCGGCCGCGGCGGCATGGGCACCGTCTACCTGGGCGAGGACGTCTCCGGGCGCCGCGTCGCCGTCAAGGTGATCAACCGGGAGCTCGCCGGGGAGACCACCTTCCGGGAGCGGTTCCGCCGCGAGGTGACCGCCGCGCGGCAGGTCCGCCGGTTCTGCACCGCGCCCGTGATGGACGCCGAACTGGACAACGACCCCCTGTACGTCGTCACCGAGTACATCGAGGGCCCCAGCCTGGAACGCGCCGTCGCCGAACGCGGCCCGCTGCCCGGGTCGGACCTGGAGGGCCTCGCGGTCGGCGTCGCCACCGCCCTCGCCGCCATCCACGGCGCCGGGATCGTCCACCGCGACCTCAAGCCCGCCAACGTCCTGCTGTCGTCCACCGGGCCCCGCGTCATCGACTTCGGCATCGCCCGCGCCCTCGACGCCCCCGACGGCCCGACCCGCACCGGCCAGTTCGTCGGAACCCCGAACTACCTGCCGCCCGAACTGCTGCGCGGCGAGCAGGTGACCCCGGCGTCCGACGTGTTCTCCTGGGGCTGCGTCGTCGCCTACGCCGGGACGGGCCGGGCGCCGTTCTCGGGCAACACCGTCCCGGAGATCTTCTACCGGGTCGCGCACGACGAGCCGCAGTTGGACGGGCTCGACCCGGGCCTGCGCGACATCGTCGCCGCCGCGCTCGACAAGGACCCCCGCAAGCGGCCGTCCGTGCAGGAACTGCTCGGGCGGCTCGTCGGCAACGGCACGACCGACCCGGCCCGGCTCGCCGAGACCGTCCAGGCGAGCTGGCACGGCCTCCCGCCGGACCCGGCCGCGCAGGCGCGGGCCGCCCACGCCGTCCCGCCCCCGGCGGCCGTCCCCACCACCGATCCCACACGCCGCGACGGCGCCGTTCCCCCGCCTCCCGGCGTCGCCCGGCCCGGCGCGGGCGGAGGCGGCGGTGTCCCCCGCGGCCCGCTGGTCATCGGCGCGGCGGCCGCCGCCGTGCTCGCCGTGCTCGTCATCGTCGGGTACGCGGTGCTGCGGCCGGGAGGCCCGCCGGAGAACCTCGCCACGGTGTTCAGCGACGACTTCTCCAACGACGGCTCCGGCTGGCGGAGCTTCGGCGACGAGTACGGCTACCGCGACGGCCGGTACTTCATGCGGGCCGACGACTTCACCGCGACCGTCACCCGGTGGGTGCCGAAGGACGACGTGAAGTCCTTTCCCGACCCGGTCCTCGCGAGCGTGACGGCCACCGTCACCGAGGGGCCCGCCGACGCGCGGTACGGGCTGCTCTGCCGCGGCAGCGACGACCGCAACGACAAGCGCAACTACCTGTTCGTCATCCGCAACGACGGCAAGGGGGCCGTCCTCCGCAAGATGAACGGGGAGCAGGGCACCAAGGAGCTCGTCGCCCAGGACTCCGTCCCCGGCTTCTCCGAGGACGGGCCGAACAGGCTCCAGATCGCCTGCGAGGGCCAGAACGACGGCGAGAAGATCCGGCTGCGCCTCTGGGTGAACGGCAAGCAGGTCATCGACGCGACCGACGCCGACCAGCCGCTGGGGAACGGCCGGGTCGGCCTGGAGGTGCAGCGGGGCGGCAACAAGGCCCAGCCGGTGAACGTCGAGTTCGACGACTTCGACATGTCGAAGATCCTCGACTAG
- a CDS encoding DUF4389 domain-containing protein encodes MTTTAAVPLEQDEPRVLGQYRLLGRLGRGGMGTVYLAAEPDGRRVAVKVVNRELAGEPAFLARFRREVTAARRVHRFCTAPVLDAELDQDPPYIVTEYIDGPSLEKAVESRGPLPGSDLEGLAVGVATALAAIHGAGIVHRDLKPANVLLSSTGPRVIDFGIARALDAPGGPTRTGQFVGTPSYIAPEVLRGEPVEQASDVFSWGCVVAYAGTGRPPFRGETVAETFHLICSAEPDLAGLDPRLREIVAAALGKDPRTRPTARQLLTRLVGQEQADPRRAAETISATWRGTDPAASPAPESAPETGAQTGPEAGAEAGPEAGAEAAPEAGPEARRPAPAGAETGPGTGPEVDVPQPRPAPGTAPAEAPPAPRPPAPDRRLPGPDEQTVVVDLPFPEAWQGPRRWLTLLRGLLVIPHLLVMLLMYTALVIVMLGSWFVIPFTGRYPRPLYGLVVGCQRWSSRVVAYAFGLTGEVLPPFRTLPKARRTP; translated from the coding sequence ATGACGACCACAGCCGCCGTACCGCTGGAGCAGGACGAACCCCGCGTCCTCGGGCAGTACCGCCTGCTGGGTCGGCTCGGGCGCGGCGGCATGGGGACCGTCTACCTCGCCGCCGAGCCCGACGGCCGCCGCGTCGCGGTGAAGGTCGTCAACCGGGAGCTGGCCGGGGAGCCGGCGTTCCTCGCCCGGTTCCGCCGCGAGGTGACCGCCGCGCGGCGCGTCCACCGGTTCTGCACCGCGCCGGTCCTGGACGCCGAGCTCGACCAGGACCCGCCCTACATCGTCACCGAGTACATCGACGGGCCGAGCCTGGAGAAGGCCGTCGAGAGCAGGGGCCCGCTGCCCGGGTCGGACCTGGAGGGCCTCGCGGTCGGCGTCGCCACCGCCCTCGCCGCCATCCACGGCGCCGGGATCGTCCACCGCGACCTCAAGCCCGCCAACGTCCTGCTGTCGTCCACCGGGCCCCGCGTCATCGACTTCGGCATCGCCCGCGCCCTCGACGCCCCCGGCGGGCCCACCCGCACCGGCCAGTTCGTCGGAACCCCGAGCTACATCGCGCCGGAGGTGCTGCGGGGCGAACCGGTCGAGCAGGCGTCGGACGTGTTCTCCTGGGGCTGCGTCGTCGCCTACGCCGGGACGGGACGCCCCCCGTTCCGGGGCGAGACGGTCGCGGAGACGTTCCACCTGATCTGCTCCGCGGAACCGGACCTCGCCGGCCTCGACCCGCGGCTGCGCGAGATCGTCGCCGCCGCGCTGGGGAAGGACCCGCGCACCCGGCCCACGGCGCGTCAGCTCCTCACCCGGCTCGTCGGCCAGGAGCAGGCCGACCCCCGGCGCGCCGCCGAGACGATCTCGGCGACCTGGCGGGGCACGGACCCGGCCGCGTCCCCGGCCCCCGAGAGCGCCCCGGAGACCGGCGCGCAGACCGGACCGGAGGCCGGAGCGGAGGCCGGGCCGGAGGCCGGAGCGGAAGCCGCGCCGGAGGCCGGGCCGGAAGCCCGGCGCCCGGCGCCCGCCGGCGCGGAGACGGGTCCGGGTACGGGGCCGGAGGTGGACGTCCCGCAGCCGCGGCCGGCTCCCGGGACGGCGCCCGCCGAGGCCCCGCCCGCACCGCGCCCGCCCGCGCCCGACCGGCGCCTCCCGGGCCCGGACGAGCAGACCGTCGTGGTCGACCTGCCGTTCCCGGAGGCCTGGCAGGGGCCGCGCCGCTGGCTGACCCTGCTCCGGGGTCTGCTGGTGATCCCCCACCTGCTCGTGATGCTGCTCATGTACACGGCGCTGGTGATCGTGATGCTGGGCAGCTGGTTCGTCATCCCGTTCACCGGCCGCTACCCGCGCCCGCTGTACGGCCTCGTGGTCGGCTGCCAGCGCTGGTCGTCGCGCGTCGTGGCGTACGCGTTCGGCCTCACCGGCGAGGTGCTCCCGCCCTTCCGCACGCTGCCGAAGGCCCGCCGAACGCCGTAG
- a CDS encoding quinone oxidoreductase family protein — MRAIVITENGGPEVLTAGERPDPEPGPGEVLIDVAAAGVNFIDVYFRTGAYPQKLPYTPGVEAAGTVAAVGEGVTEFSAGDRVAWANVQGAYAERAVVPADKVVPVPEEVSLEDAAASLLQGMTAHYLTRSTYRIQEGDTVLVHAAAGGMGLLLTQVATSLGARVIGTASTPEKEKLAKDAGADVTMGYDGFPEKVRELTGGEGVAVVYDGVGAPTFDGSLASLRRRGVLALYGAAGGPVPPFDPQRLNAAGSVYLTRPSLAHFTEDRAELLERAADVFAWVRSGTVRIHVGHRYGLADAAAAHADLESRRSTGKLLILP; from the coding sequence ATGCGCGCGATCGTCATCACCGAGAACGGCGGCCCCGAGGTCCTGACGGCCGGGGAGCGCCCCGACCCGGAGCCCGGCCCCGGCGAGGTCCTGATCGACGTGGCCGCGGCGGGCGTGAACTTCATCGACGTCTACTTCCGGACGGGCGCGTACCCGCAGAAGCTCCCGTACACGCCCGGCGTCGAGGCGGCGGGAACGGTCGCGGCCGTCGGCGAGGGCGTCACCGAGTTCTCCGCCGGTGACCGCGTCGCCTGGGCCAACGTGCAGGGCGCCTACGCCGAGCGGGCCGTCGTCCCGGCGGACAAGGTCGTCCCCGTCCCGGAGGAGGTGTCGCTGGAGGACGCCGCGGCCTCGCTCCTGCAGGGCATGACCGCGCACTACCTGACGCGGTCGACGTACCGGATCCAGGAGGGCGACACCGTCCTCGTGCACGCGGCCGCAGGCGGGATGGGGCTGCTTCTCACCCAGGTGGCGACGTCCCTCGGCGCACGGGTCATCGGGACGGCGTCCACACCGGAGAAGGAGAAGCTCGCCAAGGACGCGGGCGCCGACGTCACCATGGGCTACGACGGCTTCCCCGAGAAGGTGCGGGAGCTCACCGGCGGCGAAGGCGTCGCGGTCGTGTACGACGGCGTCGGCGCCCCCACGTTCGACGGAAGCCTGGCCAGCCTCCGCCGCCGCGGCGTCCTGGCCCTGTACGGCGCCGCCGGCGGGCCGGTGCCGCCGTTCGATCCGCAGCGCCTCAACGCGGCCGGATCGGTGTACCTCACGCGGCCGTCCCTCGCCCACTTCACCGAGGACCGCGCGGAACTGCTCGAGCGCGCCGCCGACGTCTTCGCATGGGTGAGGTCGGGCACAGTGCGGATCCACGTCGGGCACCGCTACGGCCTCGCGGACGCCGCCGCCGCGCACGCGGACCTGGAGTCCAGGCGCAGCACGGGCAAGCTCCTGATCCTTCCCTGA
- a CDS encoding TetR family transcriptional regulator, producing MSAVPAGDPSGPARGRAPERPPALAGLRERKKRRTRRALIDAALDLFLSQGYEATTIDEIVAAVEVSQRTFFRYFATKEEVVTAFLAEHDEIMKEALAARPPGERPFTALLESLRVMLRAIAEDPADGVRFRRVRQVIEATPSLMAAQIARHSASAEKLAAEIARREGVDLEDDLRPRIVVAFFLSAVKVALEDCARHDIWDAGTVASRVDEATAVVARTMRDWV from the coding sequence ATGAGCGCCGTCCCCGCCGGCGACCCGTCAGGCCCCGCGCGCGGCCGCGCCCCCGAGCGGCCGCCCGCCCTCGCCGGGCTGCGCGAACGCAAGAAACGGCGGACGCGCAGAGCGCTCATCGACGCCGCCCTCGACCTGTTCCTCTCGCAGGGGTACGAGGCGACGACGATCGACGAGATCGTGGCGGCGGTGGAGGTGTCGCAGCGGACGTTCTTCCGCTACTTCGCCACCAAGGAGGAGGTCGTCACCGCCTTCCTCGCCGAGCACGACGAGATCATGAAGGAGGCGCTGGCCGCGCGGCCGCCGGGCGAGCGGCCGTTCACCGCGCTGCTGGAGTCGCTGCGCGTCATGCTGCGCGCGATCGCCGAGGACCCGGCCGACGGCGTCCGGTTCCGCCGCGTGCGGCAGGTGATCGAGGCGACGCCGTCGCTGATGGCGGCGCAGATCGCGCGCCACTCGGCGTCCGCGGAGAAGCTGGCCGCCGAGATCGCGCGGCGCGAGGGCGTCGACCTGGAGGACGACCTGCGGCCGCGGATCGTGGTCGCGTTCTTCCTGTCGGCGGTCAAGGTCGCGCTGGAGGACTGCGCCCGTCACGACATCTGGGACGCCGGGACGGTCGCGTCCCGCGTGGACGAGGCCACCGCCGTGGTGGCCCGGACGATGCGCGACTGGGTGTGA
- a CDS encoding DUF6504 family protein: MTRVFGDPVDVWVSDGRPVRFVWRGRLYTVRRVLEHWVTTRDWWREQHPDGEATGEREFWRVEATPDREIGVYELRYDVVADDWLLSRVWD, from the coding sequence ATGACACGCGTTTTCGGCGACCCGGTGGACGTCTGGGTGAGCGACGGGCGTCCCGTCCGGTTCGTCTGGCGCGGCCGGCTCTACACCGTCCGGCGGGTGCTGGAGCACTGGGTGACGACCCGTGACTGGTGGCGGGAGCAGCATCCCGACGGCGAGGCCACCGGCGAGCGGGAGTTCTGGAGGGTCGAGGCGACCCCGGACCGGGAGATCGGCGTCTACGAGCTGCGTTATGACGTGGTCGCCGACGATTGGCTGCTTTCCCGGGTATGGGACTGA